A genomic region of Pogona vitticeps strain Pit_001003342236 chromosome 15, PviZW2.1, whole genome shotgun sequence contains the following coding sequences:
- the DEDD gene encoding death effector domain-containing protein isoform X3, giving the protein MAALKRRGHQAWPEEEGDREHGLYSLHRMFDIVGTHLTHRDVRVLSFLFVDVIDDYERGMIRSGRDFLLALERQGRCDETNFRQVLQLLRIITRHDLLPYVTLKRRKAALRSHPRQPPHPLTPVSFRPAVCPDLVDKYLEETSIRYVTPRAHSSAEPVPAHQHKAVPPHHPLVCCSSSGPQICMKRSSRGRAFLGSQRKRRKSVTPDPKDKQTCDIRLRVRAEYCQHETALEGNVFSNKQDPLERQFERFSQANTILKSRDLGSIICDIKFSELTYLDAFWRDYINGSLLEALKGVFITDSLKQAVGHEAIKLLVNVDEEDYEVGRQKLLRNLMLQTAP; this is encoded by the exons ATGGCCGCCTTGAAACGGAGGGGCCATCAAGCTTGGCCGGAAGAGGAGGGCGACCGGGAGCACGGCCTCTACAGCCTCCACCGGATGTTCGACATTGTGGGCACCCACCTGACCCACCGGGACGTCCGGGTCTTGTCCTTCCTCTTCGTGGACGTCATCGACGACTACGAGCGGGGCATGATCCGCAGCGGGCGGGACTTCCTGCTGGCGCTGGAGAGGCAAGGCCGCTGCGACGAGACCAACTTCCGGCAGGTGCTCCAGCTCCTGAGGATCATCACCCGCCACGACCTCCTGCCCTACGTCACGttgaagaggaggaaggctg CGCTGAGATCCCACCCTCGTCAACCTCCTCACCCGTTGACGCCCGTCTCTTTTCGTCCCGCAGTCTGTCCGGACCTCGTCGACAAGTACCTCGAAGAGACGTCCATCCGCTATGTGACGCCACGGGCTCACAGCAGCGCCGAGCCCGTCCCTGCCCACCAACACAAAGCTG TGCCTCCCCACCACCCTTTGGTCTGCTGCTCCTCCTCGGGCCCCCAGATCTGTATGAAGCGGTCTAGCCGGGGGAGAGCCTTCCTCGGGAGCCAGCGGAAAAGGAGGAAGTCGGTGACGCCGGACCCGAAGGACAAACAGACGTGCG atATCCGCCTGCGGGTGCGAGCGGAGTACTGCCAGCACGAGACGGCTCTGGAGGGCAACGTCTTCTCCAACAAGCAAGACCCGCTGGAGCGCCAGTTTGAGCGCTTCAGCCAGGCCAACACCATCTTGAAATCCCGGGACCTGGGCTCCATCATCTGTGACATAAAGTTTTCGGAGCTGACGTACCTGGATGCCTTCTGGCGTGACTATATCAACGGCTCCCTCCTGGAAGCCCTGAAGGGGGTCTTCATCACGGACTCGCTCAAGCAAGCGGTGGGCCACGAGGCCATCAAGCTGCTGGTCAACGTGGACGAGGAGGATTACGAGGTGGGCCGCCAGAAACTTCTAAGGAACTTGATGCTGCAGACGGCGCCTTGA